Below is a window of Agathobacter rectalis ATCC 33656 DNA.
ACCTGAATACTCAACTTTCCAACCAATTTCACAGGAAGTATTTATATCACCTGTAACAGTTACAATTCCTTTATACTGACCTGTTGCCCCCATATAGCTTCTATACCAATTGTAATCATTTCCGTAAGTACATGGATCAGACTTTGTTCCATCAGGATATCCAAATACTTCACTTACACTATAATTAAGTCCATCATGATCTATATCTACTCTTTTTCCTGTATCCATATCTAATATTTCATAGCATAAATAGTATGATTTTCCTTTATAAAAGTGCTCTGGTACACTTCCCATATCAGTATCGGATATCCATACATGTAACTGATAATTAAGAGTATCTTGTTTTTTCTTTAAGTACTGCATGGATGAGCATCCATTAATTCCATTATATGATACATGCGCCCATGTTCCATCCCCTTTTGAAACATATACAACCGCTCCTGATGGGATTGTTCCAATCACTGTACCACCATGTCCACTTCTTATATTTAAAGCTGAAGACGCAGTACAAACATAATCTCCTGCATATGAATCTGAACACGAACAATCATTGGTATTTCCATTGAGAAACAGTGCTGCCTCTGCTTTTCTTCTTCTAGTCAGTCCATCCAACACTACGCCACCCGACTTGTTCCAATTTGTAAATGCAGTTGTTATCTGATCGCTGTTATAATTTGATACCCCATTTATCAAATATGTTTTCAACTGAAAAGTATTGTAACTAACCCAAACATTTCCAACATTATATGTAAAACTTACCAAGGCATCAAATTGATTCTGATTAATTGTAATATTATATTTATTTAAAAATGTGTTTACATATCCTTCAAATCTTACAAGATCCGATTTAAGCATACTTTCAGCCTGTGCCTGAGTAATAGTCATCCCTGCATACACATCAGATCCATAATGACCATAGCCTATAGTATAATACTTTTCACTGCTTGTAACCTTATAAGCAGTCAATCTGCATCCCTCAAACTGTTTTATTAAATCCACTCCACTCTGACTTATTCCCATATTTGAAGTACGAAACAGATCTGTTCCATCAGATTCTTTTAGATTATCTCCCTCGCTTTTTACAGCTTCGTCGGAAGTAATATCCTTACCCGAACCGTTTTCATACATATCATACTCATAAGATTTTTTTTGTTCATCCGCATAAATCAATGAATTATATCCTCCAATAGTCGCAAAAATTATCAAAAATATTATTATAATCTTACTTTTTAGTTCACTCTTCATATTTTCCCCCTATTCAAAAATTACATATAGTTCTTTATACTCATTTATATTATG
It encodes the following:
- a CDS encoding glycoside hydrolase family protein, which encodes MKSELKSKIIIIFLIIFATIGGYNSLIYADEQKKSYEYDMYENGSGKDITSDEAVKSEGDNLKESDGTDLFRTSNMGISQSGVDLIKQFEGCRLTAYKVTSSEKYYTIGYGHYGSDVYAGMTITQAQAESMLKSDLVRFEGYVNTFLNKYNITINQNQFDALVSFTYNVGNVWVSYNTFQLKTYLINGVSNYNSDQITTAFTNWNKSGGVVLDGLTRRRKAEAALFLNGNTNDCSCSDSYAGDYVCTASSALNIRSGHGGTVIGTIPSGAVVYVSKGDGTWAHVSYNGINGCSSMQYLKKKQDTLNYQLHVWISDTDMGSVPEHFYKGKSYYLCYEILDMDTGKRVDIDHDGLNYSVSEVFGYPDGTKSDPCTYGNDYNWYRSYMGATGQYKGIVTVTGDINTSCEIGWKVEYSGNVTLKASTYSVNLNIPGNISQRVTLTMEGEIPDNCALSKDSSGNGFSAKWDGDWNGWSHDMVITGEGSGSGVIIVSVVDGKNASVKYGTIKIYVNVTKEQKTVSAMSGVKLAGRADDALRINWNINSSASGYIIEQYKNGNWSRIARIADKNTKTYRIEKLTNSTDYRFRIQGFNFDNGTPVYGSYTYVSGKTNPSKITGVTIGGRAVDALRLNWNKVSGASGYIIEKYENGKWNRIARIADVKTRTYRVEGLKASTTYKFRIKAFGFSGSTPLYSTYTYINGRTTPMAVTGVCIGGTAKDALRVNWNKVSGASGYIIEKYENGNWNRVARIADGNTKTYRVEKLKKNTAYVFRIRAFDFDGNTPLYSDSKYVNGSTNR